One stretch of Terriglobia bacterium DNA includes these proteins:
- a CDS encoding lipase maturation factor family protein: MRFLHWAFDSKSGLTDRLIPRWIFLRALGLIYFSAFYPLLFQIRGLIGPNGILPAQVYLEAVAQSNFSGVRYWFAPTLLWISSGPHMLLAICWIGLIASLALAFNFWPRGMLVVCFICYLSFIAAAQDFSSYQSDGMLLEAGFISFFFAPPGFRPRWGQHSPPSRASLFLLQWEWFRIYFESGLVKLASGDPQWRHLTAMDEYYQNGPLPTWIGWYAQHLPHWFHWSTALGTLVLELGVVWMLFLPRRFRIICFYIVTLWQLPIILTANYTFLNYLVLVLGFLLLDDRLLAPQLSRRFSIGTASAASSKAAVEEIPIEDDLPSRLRRHVAALKLALSSVILICIFYVTTVQLIWIVWPTAPFPKSPVAAQEPFRIANQYGLFATMTRGRYEIEFQGSNDGQNWTPYPFKYKPQKLNEAPKLYAPYQPRFDWNLWFASLGTYRDNMFVVSAEERLLNNDPQVLSLFAGNPFAASPPKQIRAVLWQYWFTSMADKRATGNWWRREYLGTYAPTLTLDESGKLVVLAWPTITVPKQ, encoded by the coding sequence GTGAGGTTTCTTCACTGGGCGTTCGATTCGAAGTCCGGCCTCACGGACCGCCTGATTCCGCGCTGGATTTTTCTCCGGGCACTCGGCCTCATCTACTTCTCCGCGTTTTATCCACTCCTTTTCCAAATCCGAGGCCTCATCGGTCCCAACGGAATCCTTCCTGCGCAGGTTTATCTCGAAGCCGTCGCGCAATCGAACTTCTCCGGCGTGCGCTACTGGTTCGCGCCCACCTTGCTGTGGATTTCAAGCGGTCCACACATGCTGCTGGCGATTTGCTGGATCGGCCTCATCGCCTCGCTCGCCCTGGCGTTCAATTTCTGGCCTCGCGGGATGCTGGTCGTCTGCTTCATCTGTTACTTATCATTCATCGCTGCCGCACAGGACTTCTCCAGCTATCAATCCGACGGCATGCTGCTTGAAGCCGGATTCATTTCGTTCTTCTTTGCACCGCCGGGATTCCGTCCCCGCTGGGGCCAGCACTCCCCTCCGTCGCGCGCCAGCCTCTTCCTTCTTCAGTGGGAATGGTTCCGCATCTACTTCGAGTCCGGCCTCGTGAAACTCGCCAGCGGTGATCCGCAATGGCGTCACCTCACCGCCATGGACGAGTACTACCAGAACGGCCCTCTGCCGACCTGGATCGGCTGGTATGCGCAGCACTTGCCGCACTGGTTTCACTGGTCCACCGCGCTTGGCACCCTGGTCCTTGAACTCGGCGTCGTGTGGATGCTCTTCCTCCCGCGGCGGTTCCGCATCATCTGCTTCTACATCGTCACGCTATGGCAGTTGCCCATAATCCTGACCGCGAACTACACGTTCCTCAACTATCTCGTGCTCGTCCTGGGATTCCTCCTGCTTGACGATCGCCTGCTCGCACCGCAATTGAGCCGTAGATTCTCGATCGGTACCGCTTCCGCCGCATCTTCAAAAGCCGCAGTTGAAGAAATACCCATCGAAGATGATCTGCCGTCACGTTTGCGTCGACACGTCGCGGCACTGAAACTTGCCTTATCCTCCGTCATCCTCATCTGCATCTTCTATGTCACTACCGTCCAACTCATTTGGATCGTCTGGCCCACGGCGCCGTTTCCAAAATCGCCCGTTGCGGCTCAGGAACCCTTTCGCATCGCCAACCAATACGGCCTATTCGCGACCATGACGCGCGGCCGCTACGAAATCGAATTCCAGGGATCGAACGACGGCCAGAACTGGACGCCCTATCCCTTCAAATACAAGCCGCAGAAACTCAACGAAGCTCCCAAGCTCTACGCGCCTTACCAGCCGCGATTCGATTGGAACCTGTGGTTCGCTTCGCTCGGCACGTATCGCGATAATATGTTCGTCGTGAGCGCGGAAGAGCGTCTACTCAACAATGACCCGCAGGTGCTCTCGTTGTTCGCCGGAAATCCGTTCGCGGCGTCTCCGCCGAAGCAGATTCGCGCTGTACTTTGGCAGTATTGGTTCACCTCGATGGCGGACAAGCGCGCGACGGGCAACTGGTGGCGTCGCGAATATCTCGGAACTTATGCACCGACGCTGACACTCGACGAATCGGGCAAACTTGTCGTCCTCGCGTGGCCGACGATCACGGTACCAAAACAATGA